The following nucleotide sequence is from Komagataeibacter medellinensis NBRC 3288.
AACCTGATCGTCCTGTCTACCCTGAGCGATAGCGGGGAGGTTTCTTCCCTGCTGTCGAATTCATCGTACCAGATTTCGGACGGGCGCCTGCACATGGGGATACGCTCCACTCTCAGGGGTGTGTGGAACATTTTCCAGGACCCGATGGCTGCCATCAACAATACCCACCCGACCGAGGTCGAAACGACGTTGAGCGGTGGCGTGGGGGCTATGGTGGAAGCGGAATCTCCGCTTTCATCGGGGAAAACCGTTCTCGCCCTGCTTTCGGCTGACGGGCAGGGGCTGGACAACCTGGTCCAGATCCTGGGGCAGCGTAAGAACCAGGCCAAGATTCAGGGTGATCTCGTGCTTGCGCATGGGGATGACCTGACATCATACCGTAGTTCACCTGTTTACACTGTTGGCACGCTGCCGATGTGGCTCATGCCGGACTGGTATATGCATAACCATCCCGTCCGTGTGATTGTGGTGGGGCTGTTTGGGTGCCTGTTAATTGTGGCTGTTCTGGTTCGTGCCCTGCTGCGGCATGCACTGTTCCGTCGGCGGCAGTTGCAGGAAGAAAGGCAGAAATCGTGAGTATGAACAGACGATACGTCTTTTCCCTTTCTGCCGGCCTGCTTGCCAGCAGTTGCATGACCGTGCTGGTCGCGGTGCCGGTGGCGGTGCGTGCCCAGCAGGCTTCCACTGCCATGACCGGAGCCCAGGCTTCGGGCGGGTCGGCGGCACCGCGGCAGATCCTGTTGCAGCAGGCGCGTTTCTGGCTCCAGCAGCAGCAGTATGACAATGCGCGTCAGGCCTTGCAGAATGCCCAGCGTATAGCCCCGAACTCCCCCGATGTGCTTGAGGTGCAGGGCGAGTACCAGACGGCAATGGGCAACCGGGAAGCCGCTGCCGATACGCTGCGCCATCTTCAGGAGGTGGCACCCGGCAGCACGGCCGCAA
It contains:
- a CDS encoding cellulose biosynthesis cyclic di-GMP-binding regulatory protein BcsB codes for the protein MSVDPDSTIDLSNAYHITRMPNLAYMASAGYPFTTYADLSRSAMVLPDHPNGTIISAYLDLMGFMGATTWYPVSGLDIVSADHVNDVADRNLIVLSTLSDSGEVSSLLSNSSYQISDGRLHMGIRSTLRGVWNIFQDPMAAINNTHPTEVETTLSGGVGAMVEAESPLSSGKTVLALLSADGQGLDNLVQILGQRKNQAKIQGDLVLAHGDDLTSYRSSPVYTVGTLPMWLMPDWYMHNHPVRVIVVGLFGCLLIVAVLVRALLRHALFRRRQLQEERQKS